The Humulus lupulus chromosome 3, drHumLupu1.1, whole genome shotgun sequence genome window below encodes:
- the LOC133825261 gene encoding uncharacterized protein LOC133825261, whose product MAPYEALYGRKCQSPIHLHEAGERKFLGSEEVDQATEDIRSIRQRLQTSIDRQRKYDDCRWRPLEFEVGDKVLLNIAPLRGAMRFRKKGKLSPSYIGLFEVLECIGKAAHRLALPPAFSRVHDVFHMSTLRKYMNDPTHVLSCDEHSIDPHLSYEEKLVVIMDWKDKVLRNKTIPLAKVQWCNHGNEEATLETEVEMR is encoded by the coding sequence ATGGCTCCATATGAGGCATTATACGGAAGAAAGTGTCAATCTCCAATCCACTTGCATGAGGCTGGTgagaggaaattcttgggatcagAAGAGGTGGACCAAGCTACGGAGGACATTAGGTCGATTCGTCAGAGGCTACAGACCTCTATAGATCGCCAACGTAAGTATGACGATTGTAGATGGAGACCTTTAGAATTTGAAGTTGGGGACAAGGTACTGTTAAATATTGCTCCACTGAGAGGAGCTATGAGGTTCAGGAAAaagggtaagttgagccctagTTACATAGGACTGTTTGAGGTTCTGGAATGCATTGGAAAGGCGGCTCACCGACTAGCCCTTCCGCCCGCGTTCTCTAgagttcacgatgtattccatATGTCAACCTTAAGGAAGTACATGAATGACCCCACTCATGTGCTAAGTTGTGATGAACATAGCATAGATCCTCATCTTAGTTACGAGGAAAAACTGGTCGTAATTATGGATTGGAAAGACAAGGTGTTAAGAAACAAAACAATACCTTTGgcaaaggtgcagtggtgtaaccacggTAATGAAGAGGCGACCTTGGAGACAGAAGTCGAGATGCGGTAA